TTTTGTGCTCGACCATCATTTTAAAGTGGAGTGGGGCGGCAGTCGAGAAGATTTCACGGAAGTGCACGGCTTGACTTTCCAGCGCGAGGTGGTGCTTTTCCGCGATGGCGCTCAACTCGATGCAAATGCGCGCAAATTGCCGGGGGCGGAAGAGGTGCGCAACGTGGTGCTGCGCCGATATTTGAAAAAAGGCGACTTGGAAATGTACCAATGGTGGAAGGAGCAGGCTGCTCAGGAAAGTCAGCGGGATGTCGTCGTCAGTCTGCTCAACAAGCATCACGAGCCTGTTTTTGTCTGGAAATTGCGCAACGCCTTTCCTGCGAGAGTTTCCTATTCGCCGCTCACGGCGTCGAAGGCGCAGCCCGTCGTGGAGGAGGTAGAGTTGGCGTTCGACTCGATGGCGATGGAAGCAAGATGATATACTTCGCGCCGCCAGGTTTTGGGCGTGGCTAAAAGCGCATTCTGTTCAAAATCACGGCATCAATCAGGGTGAACTGACAGATTCTATCGAATCAAGGTGTGCTTCTGAGCGTGCACAGCGCACGAGTCATTCACCTGTCATTTCACCCCGCATTATTCCCAACTGACCGCACAAAAATTCACATTCGCTTCACTTGATGTGTGGCATCATTTTACCGACTAAGCATCTTGCCTCCTATAAACTTGGTCAGAGTGGCACTCTATTTTGTTTTGGCAAAATACTTGCCCTCACAGAACGCGACTTCCCATACTTTCGCATCACTTTTTTAAAAACAGTGCAACCACGCACCGCAACATGTTGAAAATACTCGTTCGGCTGGCTCTTTTGCCAGTCCTCCTTTTTTGCTCTTTCATCTCCCCTGCTCAGAATATCCAACAATTGGAAGCCGAGGCCCGTGCCGCTTCCGGCACCGACCGTGTGGAAAAACTCATCGCGCTTGCCGAAGCCTTGACCCAAGCCGGCGACTACGACAACGCCATCAAATGGGCTGACGAAGCAGCGGATTTTGCAAAAAAACTAAAGCAGTCGGAGCTCCGCGCCAAAGCCCTCAACCGCGAAGGCAAGGCCATGATGCTGTCTGGCAAACGCAAAGCAGCTGGCAGATTCGAGCAAAGCCTCGACCTTCTTCGCTCCACGCGCTCGGGCAACAAGGCATTGGCGCTCGACAATCTCGAAAACATGCTTGCGCTGGCACGAAAAGGCGGGAGAAGCAAGGACATAGCCGACATAGAAGCCCAGATAGAACGGCTTAAAGGTGGTGTGGTCGAGCCCCCCGCTCCGCTGCCCCCACCCCCGCCGCCCATCACACGGGAGGAGCTGCGCGAGGAGATACAGGCTCTGCAACAGGAAATCGCCAAGCAGCAGGCTCGTGTCGTAGGCAAGACAGGCGGAGGCAGCAAAGTTGACTTTGAAAAACAGGCGCAGGCGCTGCAAGCACAGCTCGCCGCCCGCGAGGCACAGATAGACCAAATGACCGAGGAGCAAATGAAGACCTCCATGCTGCTCATGCAGCAGCGTTACATGCTCGATTCGGTGGTTTTTCGCAATAGCCTCGACTCGCTAAAAGTGGAAAACTCAAGCCTTGCCTTGCGCGAGGCTGAGAGCAACCGGAAGTTTTATATCGCGGCCATCGCCGCCCTGCTGCTGCTCGCCGGTGGCTCACTGTTTAGCTTCGCTCGCGCCAGCCAATACAACAAGGTGCTGGAAGAAAAAAACAAGACCATCCGCGCCGAGCAGGAACGCTCCGAGAACTTGTTGCTCAACATCCTGCCCGCGCTCGTGGCCGACGAGCTCAAAAAGAATGGCAGCACTCAAGCCCGCTATTTTGAAAATGCCAGCGTCTTGTTTGCCGACTTCGTGGGTTTCAGCAAAATCGCCGAACAGCTCAACCCCCAAGACCTCGTGAGCGAGCTCGACACGGCTTTCAAAGCTTTCGACGATATCATCGCCCGATACGGGTTGGAAAAGATAAAGACTATCGGCGATGCCTACATGTGCGCTGGCGGCCTCAACCCGAACGGCAACAAGGAAAGCAGCCAAACCCGCGACATGGTGAGCGCGGCCCGTGAGATGCAGCATTGGCTGACGGCTTGGAATGCCGAGCGCGATGCCAAGGGATTGCCCCGCTTCGACGCGCGCATCGGCATACACCGAGGCCCTGTGGTGGCGGGTGTGGTCGGTTCCAAGAAATTTGCCTTCGATATTTGGGGCGACACGGTGAACATCGCCGCTCGCGTGGAACAGGCGGGCGAAGGCGGCAAAATCAACATATCCGGCGAGGCTTACGAAATCGTCAAGACGTTTGCGCCCTGCCATTACCGGGGGAAAATATCCGCCAAGAACAAAGGCGAGATTGACATGTATTTCGTGGAAAACTGAGCCGAGCGGGGCCTATCGTTAAGCGTTGGTTAAACAAAAAATCGGCAAAACCCGGCGTTTTACCTTTGAGCCTTTCAAATAGCTTACGTTTTTCAAAATCAAATTTTGGCAATGAAAAAAACACTCCTTGTGCTGGCCGCTTGCTTTGCTGTGGTCGCGGCTTTCGCCCAAAACAAAACCCTTCCCTCTGCCAACGTGAAAACCCTTGCAGGTCAATCCATGAACGTGCAAGAACTCGGCAAAACCGGCAAAATCACGGTGATTAGTTTCTGGGCCACTTGGTGCTCGCCTTGCAAAAAAGAACTCGATGCCATCAAGGATTACTACCCCGACTGGCAAAAGGACTATGACATGGAGCTCGTGGCTGTGAGCGTGGACGACACCCGCACCGCAGCCAAGATACCTGCCATGGTGAAGGAAAAGGGATGGGAGTACCGTATCCTGCACGACAACAACAAGGAGTTTCAGCAGACGGCCAATGTTGCTTCCGTGCCGCACACGCTTCTGCTCGATGCTTCTGGCAACATTGTCTATGAGCATGTCGGCTACACGCCGGGCGACGAGTTGGAACTGGAGGAAAAAATCAAGGCGCTGAGGAAGTAACCTTTTTTGCGCTGGTCTTTTTAGGAGCCGGAAATCGGGGTTTGTGCCTGATTTCCGGTTTTTTATGCTCTGTTCGATAGGGTTTTTCGGTCGAGCATGGTTGATATTCGTGAAAACTTAGTCAGCCTCCAAACGGAGAGGACTCGGATGACTGCCTTATATGTTTTGACAGGATTTACAGGGTTTTTCGCAGCGAAGCCTCCTCATATGTCCTGTAAATCTTGCGAATCCTGTCAAAATTCAATGTCTGTTGTCCTGCCTAAGTTTTTACAATACATCAAGAATAAAGTTTCAATTCCAATCTGGTGCGATTAAGAGACTTGTCAATATACTTAAGGGTGTAAGCGATACTATCGTTTCAATTCCAATCTGGTGCGATTAAGAGACATCAGGCCATTCCCACCCTTCCCCACCATTACTCGTTTCAATTCCAATCTGGTGCGATTAAGAGATGTTTTTCCTCACGATAATACCGAATTTCCGGAAGGTTTCAATTCCAATCTGGTGCGATTAAGAGCAGAGAGCAGGAAATAGCGAGCATTTCGAGGGGCTGTTTCAATTCCAATCTGGTGCGATTAAGAGCATTTAGGTACGATAGCGTCCATGCGGCGTGGCGATGTTTCAATTCCAATCTGGTGCGATTAAGAGCGGTTGGGAACAAAAAAGAAATGGAGAGTCACCTGTTTCAATTCCAATCTGGTGCGATTAAGAGAGAAAAAACATCACAACCGGATGCCACCTCGAGACAGTTTCAATTCCAATCTGGTGCGATTAAGAGCATGCTGACAGGCGGAAATAGGGCCACGCTGACAGGGTTTCAATTCCAATCTGGTGCGATTAAGAGGCGTGGAGGCTTCTTTTGGTTGGCGTGGAGGCTTCTTGTTTCAATTCCAATCTGGTGCGATTAAGAGGCGGATACCCTCGAGAAGGCAACCACTATGATTGCTGGTTTCAATTCCAATCTGGTGCGATTAAGAGACGACCTTCCTGTCGAACTTGTTGGACTTGGAGACCCGTTTCAATTCCAATCTGGTGCGATTAAGAGGTGGCGGTCGTAAACCTCTTTTGCCTCGGAGGCATAGTTTCAATTCCAATCTGGTGCGATTAAGAGCCTCTGGTACATCTCTCTGGCAAAACGCATACTCGCAGTTTCAATTCCAATCTGGTGCGATTAAGAGGACCTTCCTGTCGAACTTGTTGGACTTGGAGACCCGTTTCAATTCCAATCTGGTGCGATTAAGAGGGTACGCGTTATGTGGAGAATATTCTTGCTCACTTGTTTCAATTCCAATCTGGTGCGATTAAGAGCGCGATAATACTTAGGGAGCGGGACACGGTGACCTCGTTTCAATTCCAATCTGGTGCGATTAAGAGCTTCGTGTTCACACTGACTATTTTTTTGTCCCTAATGTTTCAATTCCAATCTGGTGCGATTAAGAGACGCTTACAAAGAGTAAGAAAGCCATTCCGCGTAAGGTTTCAATTCCAATCTGGTGCGATTAAGAGCATTGCCAGCATTACCTGAACCGCCATAAACCAAATGGTTTCAATTCCAATCTGGTGCGATTAAGAGGCTCCTGCTTCGCATTCTGTTGATTTTAACAATTCTCGTTTCAATTCCAATCTGGTGCGATTAAGAGACACGCGCAGTACCTTGCACGTGAAGCGTCTGCGGTTTCAATTCCAATCTGGTGCGATTAAGAGTCACAACGATTGTGCGCCACGAAAGCGGCCAGTTTCGTTTCAATTCCAATCTGGTGCGATTAAGAGGTCGGGAAGAAATTCTACCAGACGTGGGCGAGCGAGTTTCAATTCCAATCTGGTGCGATTAAGAGGCATCCGCGTAAGCGGCAGCGAGATGTGGTTCAACGTGTTTCAATTCCAATCTGGTGCGATTAAGAGAAGTCAACGAATGCAAGTTGCCAGTAGATTTTACAGTTTCAATTCCAATCTGGTGCGATTAAGAGCCAACCTCGACGACCCTCATGTGCCATCGTTTCCAGTTTCAATTCCAATCTGGTGCGATTAAGAGCGCCCGACATTGCTGCCGGGCGCTAAAGAAACCAAAGTTTCAATTCCAATCTGGTGCGATTAAGAGTTTCAATCTCTCTTTCTTGGCATGCGACCTTTACAGCGTTTCAATTCCAATCTGGTGCGATTAAGAGACAAATAAAAATAAAAAAAACTACGCGAAATTCATGTTTCAATTCCAATCTGGTGCGATTAAGAGCGACGTTTCGCGGGGTTGCGGGGCTGCGGTCGTTTGGTTTCAATTCCAATCTGGTGCGATTAAGAGCGGAATTGCAGGCCAGAGATTGTCGGTCGCACAATGTTTCAATTCCAATCTGGTGCGATTAAGAGTCTCGGTTGTGTCCGTATCATTCAGCGCAAAACGAGTTTCAATTCCAATCTGGTGCGATTAAGAGGCTACACAAGTGCTCGCCTTCCTAAATCGCGTCTGTTTCAATTCCAATCTGGTGCGATTAAGAGGCTGCACTATCAGAAGGGTTTAGCAAAAGATTCAAGTTTCAATTCCAATCTGGTGCGATTAAGAGAGAAAACTGCAAAGCGGGGCGCGTCGCTACACATTCGTTTCAATTCCAATCTGGTGCGATTAAGAGTAATGCCGCCTTCTAAACACAAACAACGTCGGACGGGTTTCAATTCCAATCTGGTGCGATTAAGAGGGTGTTCTTCAAAGTCGTCATGGTGCACTACGCTTCGTTTCAATTCCAATCTGGTGCGATTAAGAGCAGTTGCGACAGGATTGGAAACTTCAACGAGAAGAAAGTTTCAATTCCAATCTGGTGCGATTAAGAGCGTGTCGAATCAGTTGCGCTTGTCTGTGCAACGCGAGTTTCAATTCCAA
This genomic interval from Saprospiraceae bacterium contains the following:
- a CDS encoding TlpA family protein disulfide reductase — translated: MKKTLLVLAACFAVVAAFAQNKTLPSANVKTLAGQSMNVQELGKTGKITVISFWATWCSPCKKELDAIKDYYPDWQKDYDMELVAVSVDDTRTAAKIPAMVKEKGWEYRILHDNNKEFQQTANVASVPHTLLLDASGNIVYEHVGYTPGDELELEEKIKALRK
- a CDS encoding phage tail protein, encoding MNNFVLDHHFKVEWGGSREDFTEVHGLTFQREVVLFRDGAQLDANARKLPGAEEVRNVVLRRYLKKGDLEMYQWWKEQAAQESQRDVVVSLLNKHHEPVFVWKLRNAFPARVSYSPLTASKAQPVVEEVELAFDSMAMEAR